In one Lysobacter alkalisoli genomic region, the following are encoded:
- a CDS encoding ABC transporter ATP-binding protein, which translates to MTALVSPLVSIRNLTKTYQRGPEKLEVLHGLDFEIPAGDFVALMGPSGSGKTTLLNLIGGLDAPTGGEIEIEGQRIDTMSAGQLSHWRSQNVGFVFQFYNLMPTLTAQKNVELPLLLTRLGAGDRKRRAEIALQLVGLSERGKHKPNELSGGQQQRVAIARAIVSDPKLLICDEPTGDLDRQSAEEILELLQTLNRDHGKTIVMVTHDPKAAEYATHTLHLDKGTLVEQVRRVA; encoded by the coding sequence ATGACTGCCCTGGTTTCTCCACTCGTATCCATTCGCAACCTCACCAAGACCTACCAGCGCGGGCCCGAGAAACTGGAAGTGCTGCACGGGCTCGACTTCGAGATCCCGGCCGGCGACTTCGTCGCCCTGATGGGCCCGTCGGGTTCGGGCAAGACCACCCTGCTCAACCTGATCGGCGGCCTCGATGCGCCCACCGGCGGCGAGATCGAGATCGAGGGCCAGCGCATCGACACCATGAGCGCCGGCCAGCTCTCGCACTGGCGCAGCCAGAACGTCGGCTTCGTGTTCCAGTTCTACAACCTGATGCCGACCCTGACGGCGCAGAAGAATGTCGAACTGCCGCTGCTGCTGACCCGGCTCGGCGCGGGTGATCGCAAGCGCCGTGCCGAGATCGCGCTGCAACTGGTCGGCCTGTCCGAGCGCGGCAAGCACAAGCCCAACGAACTGTCCGGCGGCCAGCAGCAGCGTGTGGCGATCGCCCGCGCGATCGTCTCCGATCCGAAGCTGCTGATCTGCGACGAACCGACCGGCGACCTCGATCGCCAATCGGCCGAGGAGATCCTGGAGCTGCTGCAGACGCTCAATCGCGATCATGGCAAGACCATCGTGATGGTCACCCACGACCCCAAGGCTGCCGAATACGCCACCCACACCCTGCATCTCGACAAGGGCACCCTGGTCGAGCAGGTGCGCCGCGTGGCGTGA
- a CDS encoding ABC transporter permease, protein MKYLHLIWAALFRSKTRTLLTLLSVITAFLLFGLLDSVRVAFAAGGDMAGYNRLVVASRLSITQMLPARLESDIANVPGVKLAVRGAWFGGIYQDQRNFFPNMSVGDGFFEMYPEYQIAPEQLQAFETTRIGAVVGESLAQRHGWKVGDTIPLQATIFPTQGSNNWEFKLVGTFRVTESKRKGEENALYFRWDYFNEANDFVKDRVGWWMVQLDDPEQADQIAQTIDKLSENSDHETKTQSEQAFNQAFIKQFADVGMIVSGIMGAVFFTLLLLTGNTMAQAVRERIPELAVLKTIGFSDRSVLALVLVESVLLLVLGGVIGLVLAAVIMPVISTVSGGAVQLPTVPGVTWALGIALMVVIGLLVGALPALRAMRLNIVDALAGR, encoded by the coding sequence ATGAAATACCTCCACCTGATCTGGGCCGCGCTGTTCCGCAGCAAGACCCGTACCCTGCTGACCCTGCTGTCGGTGATCACCGCGTTCCTGCTGTTCGGCCTGCTCGACTCGGTCCGGGTGGCCTTCGCCGCCGGCGGCGACATGGCCGGCTACAACCGGCTGGTGGTCGCCTCGCGGCTGTCGATCACCCAGATGCTGCCGGCGCGGCTGGAATCGGACATCGCGAATGTCCCCGGCGTGAAGCTGGCCGTGCGCGGCGCCTGGTTCGGCGGCATCTACCAGGACCAGCGCAATTTCTTCCCGAACATGTCGGTCGGCGATGGTTTCTTCGAGATGTACCCGGAGTACCAGATCGCCCCCGAGCAGTTGCAGGCGTTCGAGACCACCCGCATCGGTGCGGTCGTCGGCGAGTCGCTGGCGCAGCGGCACGGCTGGAAGGTCGGCGACACCATCCCGCTGCAGGCCACCATCTTCCCGACCCAGGGCAGCAACAACTGGGAATTCAAGCTGGTCGGCACGTTCCGGGTCACCGAGTCCAAGCGCAAGGGCGAGGAGAACGCGCTGTATTTCCGCTGGGACTACTTCAACGAGGCCAACGACTTCGTCAAGGACCGGGTCGGCTGGTGGATGGTGCAGCTCGACGACCCGGAGCAGGCCGACCAGATCGCCCAGACCATCGACAAGCTGAGCGAGAACTCCGACCACGAGACCAAGACCCAGAGCGAGCAGGCCTTCAACCAGGCCTTCATCAAGCAGTTCGCCGACGTCGGCATGATCGTCAGCGGCATCATGGGCGCGGTGTTCTTCACCCTGCTGTTGCTGACCGGCAACACCATGGCGCAGGCGGTGCGCGAACGCATTCCGGAACTGGCGGTGCTCAAGACGATCGGTTTCAGCGACCGCAGCGTGCTGGCACTGGTGCTGGTGGAATCGGTGCTGCTGCTGGTGCTTGGCGGGGTGATCGGCCTGGTGCTGGCGGCGGTGATCATGCCGGTCATCAGCACCGTCAGCGGCGGCGCGGTGCAATTGCCGACCGTACCCGGCGTGACCTGGGCGCTGGGCATCGCGCTGATGGTGGTGATCGGCCTGCTGGTCGGTGCCCTGCCCGCACTGCGGGCGATGCGGCTGAACATCGTCGATGCGTTGGCCGGCCGATAA
- a CDS encoding ABC transporter permease encodes MNRIKKWLGNLGVILMLLAGLVAWIMLPWPGVLGAAVLAALWLAFTRSGRLALEATRIGIASLPQRWGASSVIVIGIAGVVAVLVAMLAMGAGFQKTLEQTGRDDTAIVLRGGSQAETNSVITRDQVPLITSLAGIAKDESGRPLVSPELSQVVNMVTRSDGTDANAQLRGVGDAGWAIRPQLQIVEGRRFESGKRELVVGQGAHRQYVGLEVGNTLRLANQDWTVVGKFASGDSHDSELWADAETLGATYQRTSYQSVTVRLDGAEGFEPFKAAMAADPRLKLDVLTTKNYYSKQSEGLTKLIKALGTIIGAIMAIGAVFGALNTMYAAVAGRAREIATMRAIGFRGLPVVVAVMLETMLLALLGGLIGGLIAWLVFNNYSVSTLSGNFSQVMFQFSVSPELLWNGLKWALGIGLVGGLFPSLRAARLPVTEALRSA; translated from the coding sequence ATGAACCGGATCAAGAAGTGGCTCGGCAACCTTGGCGTGATCCTGATGCTGCTGGCCGGGCTGGTCGCCTGGATCATGCTGCCGTGGCCCGGCGTGCTTGGCGCCGCGGTGCTGGCGGCCCTGTGGCTGGCCTTCACCCGCAGTGGGCGACTGGCGCTTGAAGCGACCCGGATCGGCATCGCCAGCCTGCCCCAGCGCTGGGGCGCGTCGTCGGTGATCGTGATCGGCATCGCCGGCGTGGTCGCGGTGCTGGTGGCGATGCTGGCGATGGGCGCCGGCTTCCAGAAAACGCTGGAGCAGACCGGCCGCGACGATACCGCGATCGTGCTGCGCGGCGGTTCGCAGGCCGAGACCAACTCGGTGATCACCCGCGACCAGGTGCCGCTGATCACCAGCCTGGCCGGCATCGCCAAGGACGAAAGCGGCCGACCGCTGGTGTCGCCGGAGCTGTCGCAGGTGGTCAACATGGTCACCAGGTCCGACGGCACCGACGCCAACGCGCAGCTGCGCGGTGTCGGTGATGCCGGTTGGGCGATCCGCCCGCAGCTGCAGATCGTCGAAGGTCGCCGCTTCGAGTCCGGCAAACGCGAGCTGGTCGTCGGCCAGGGCGCGCACAGGCAGTACGTGGGACTGGAGGTCGGCAACACCCTGCGCCTGGCCAACCAGGACTGGACCGTGGTCGGCAAGTTCGCCTCCGGCGATTCGCACGATTCGGAACTGTGGGCCGATGCCGAAACGCTCGGCGCGACCTACCAGCGGACCTCCTACCAGTCGGTCACCGTACGCCTGGACGGTGCGGAAGGCTTCGAACCGTTCAAGGCGGCGATGGCCGCCGACCCGCGCCTGAAGCTCGACGTGCTGACCACCAAGAACTACTACAGCAAGCAGTCCGAAGGGCTGACCAAGCTGATCAAGGCCCTCGGCACGATCATCGGTGCGATCATGGCGATCGGCGCAGTGTTCGGCGCGCTCAACACCATGTATGCGGCGGTCGCCGGCCGTGCCCGCGAGATCGCGACCATGCGTGCGATCGGCTTCCGTGGCCTGCCGGTGGTGGTGGCGGTGATGCTGGAGACCATGCTGCTGGCCCTGCTCGGCGGCCTGATCGGCGGCCTGATCGCCTGGCTGGTGTTCAACAACTACAGCGTGTCCACGTTGAGCGGCAATTTCAGCCAGGTGATGTTCCAGTTCAGCGTCTCGCCGGAGCTGCTCTGGAACGGCCTGAAGTGGGCGCTCGGCATCGGCCTGGTCGGCGGCCTGTTCCCGTCCCTGCGCGCGGCGCGGCTGCCGGTGACGGAAGCGTTGCGCTCGGCGTGA
- the rarD gene encoding EamA family transporter RarD — MHEHRAGLWMAIGAFVIWGVTPLYWHLLKAVPSWQIVLHRMVWGALLVSAWLLWQRGRGWLAAVLADRRRAALLLASGVLIGLNWSLYIWAVNAGHVVETSLGYYINPLLNVVLGVALLHERLNRVQWISVALAACGVAWLTWSYGRLPWIALGLALSFGFYGLLRKRVAVDAVAGLGVESLYLLLPALAGLMWIEMHGQGGFLALGGAPGWGWGIDALLVLAGVVSALPLIGFAYAVRRVPLSVVGFLQYIAPTLQLLIGVLVFQEAFDQERALGFAFIWVALLLFAGDGLRRARRQAAPAPA; from the coding sequence ATGCACGAACACCGCGCCGGCCTGTGGATGGCGATTGGCGCATTCGTGATCTGGGGTGTGACGCCGTTGTATTGGCACCTGCTCAAGGCGGTGCCTTCGTGGCAGATCGTGTTGCACCGGATGGTCTGGGGCGCGCTGCTGGTTTCGGCCTGGCTGCTGTGGCAGCGCGGCCGCGGCTGGTTGGCGGCGGTGCTGGCGGACCGGCGGCGGGCCGCGCTTCTGCTGGCCAGCGGAGTGCTGATCGGCCTCAACTGGAGCCTGTACATCTGGGCGGTCAACGCCGGCCACGTGGTCGAAACCAGCCTTGGCTACTACATCAACCCGCTGCTCAATGTCGTGCTGGGTGTTGCGCTGCTGCACGAGCGGCTCAACCGCGTGCAGTGGATCTCGGTCGCGCTGGCTGCCTGTGGCGTGGCCTGGTTGACCTGGTCGTACGGTCGGCTGCCGTGGATTGCGTTGGGACTTGCACTGTCGTTCGGCTTCTATGGCCTGCTGCGCAAACGGGTCGCGGTCGACGCGGTGGCCGGGCTCGGGGTCGAAAGCCTGTACCTGCTGCTGCCGGCGCTGGCCGGGTTGATGTGGATCGAGATGCACGGGCAGGGTGGCTTCCTCGCCCTGGGCGGCGCGCCGGGGTGGGGCTGGGGCATCGACGCGCTGCTGGTGCTCGCCGGCGTGGTCAGCGCGCTGCCACTGATCGGCTTCGCCTACGCGGTACGGCGGGTGCCGCTTTCGGTGGTCGGCTTTCTGCAGTACATCGCGCCGACCCTGCAGCTGCTGATCGGCGTGCTGGTCTTCCAGGAAGCCTTCGACCAGGAGCGCGCGCTGGGTTTCGCCTTCATCTGGGTGGCGCTGCTGCTGTTCGCAGGCGATGGCCTGCGCCGTGCGCGGCGACAGGCCGCGCCTGCGCCTGCATGA